GAAAAGTATCCTCGATGATTTTGTAAAAGAGGCTGAGTCGTTGTTTAACCTTTAATAGGAGGTTTTATGTCGAAGCAATTCGGGCAGATTCTGCAGCAGGCAAAAAAGATGCAGGATAAATTGATGAAGATACAGGAAGAGGTTGCGAACAAGACCGTTGAGGCGCAATCAGGCGGAGGGATGGTTTCCTGCGTTGTGAATGGAAAACAAGAGGTGCTCACTCTAAAAATTTCTGACGAGATCTGGGAAGAAAAAGACAGGGAGCTTCTTGAGGATCTGGTCATGGCGGCAATCAATGAGGGTCTCAATAAATCACGGGAGATGCTGCAGGAAGAGATGGCAAAGGTAACCGGCGGCATGCAGATGCCTTTCGGGATGTAAGTGTGTTTTATCCTGCGCCGATAGAAAGG
The Syntrophorhabdaceae bacterium DNA segment above includes these coding regions:
- a CDS encoding YbaB/EbfC family nucleoid-associated protein, whose translation is MSKQFGQILQQAKKMQDKLMKIQEEVANKTVEAQSGGGMVSCVVNGKQEVLTLKISDEIWEEKDRELLEDLVMAAINEGLNKSREMLQEEMAKVTGGMQMPFGM